The Daucus carota subsp. sativus chromosome 2, DH1 v3.0, whole genome shotgun sequence genome includes a window with the following:
- the LOC108208106 gene encoding origin of replication complex subunit 6: MDLSDLANKLGFTPSDSKRLVRKAAELRRLADIQFNSSVIGVGETCKAIICLEIAATSAQVIFDRKTAIKLSGMSEKAYTRSLIAMQNGLGVKNKLDVRELGIQFGCIRLIPLVQKALSLYRDRFLAALPASRRASADSTRPVFTAAAFYLCAKKHKLKVDKIKLIELCGTSEDEFNSVSTSMKDLCFDQFGITKEKTDAKKVKGNRDLLDELPEKRRIEDGGYLSDDEDEPSLYKKRKRMDEHAYKEWKSTVMESNNKNKETVSAKRTKQAQLNFPKLVPETKVEAV, from the exons ATGGATCTATCAGATTTGGCTAACAAATTAGGCTTCACTCCCTCCGATTCCAAGCGATTAGTTCGCAAAGCCGCCGAGCTCCGCCGCCTCGCCGACATCCAATTCAACTCTTCCGTCATCGGCGTT GGGGAGACTTGTAAAGCTATTATCTGTTTAGAAATTGCCGCGACTAG TGCGCAAGTCATTTTCGATAGAAAGACTGCTATTAAGTTGAGTGGAATGTCCGAAAAGGCTTATACTCGGTCGCTCATTGCTATGCAGAATGGTCTCGGTGTCAA GAATAAGCTTGATGTTCGTGAGCTGGGGATTCAATTTGGATGTATTAGGCTTATTCCGCTTGTTCAGAAGGCTTTATCTCT ATATAGAGATCGGTTCCTTGCTGCTCTACCAGCTTCACGCAGGGCAAGTGCTGATAGCACACGCCCTGTGTTTACTGCAGCGGCATTCTATCTATGCGCTAAAAAACACAAG CTTAAGGTTGACAAAATTAAGTTGATTGAACTTTGTGGAACCTCCGAGGATGAATTCAACAGT GTCTCTACCTCCATGAAGGATCTATGCTTTGATCAGTTCGGAATTACAAAGGAGAAAACAGATGCAAAAAAGGTGAAAGGGAATCGAG ATCTTCTTGATGAATTACCTGAGAAAAGGAGAATTGAGGATGGGGGCTATTTatctgatgatgaagatgag CCTTCATTGTACAAAAAGCGTAAGCGTATGGATGAGCATGCTTACAAAGAATGGAAATCAACAGTTATGGAATCAAACAACAAGAACAAGGAAACAG TTTCTGCCAAGCGCACCAAGCAAGCTCAACTCAATTTTCCAAAGTTGGTTCCTGAAACTAAGGTGGAGGCTGTGTGA